One Bacteroidota bacterium genomic window carries:
- a CDS encoding transposase → MSQSLTKLYIHLVFHIKYNSVPIRYQDKKMLYAYMGSIIKDNQSIPIIINGVENHVHILCVMSKTITLAKLTEEIKRHSSRWIKTLDDYYKNFAWQKGYAGFSVSYSGYDRVKKYIENQEEHHRKEPYRDELIKSLENYQIEYNEQYLFNY, encoded by the coding sequence ATGTCGCAATCCTTAACCAAACTTTACATTCACCTTGTATTTCATATCAAATACAATAGTGTACCCATCCGCTATCAGGATAAAAAAATGCTCTATGCCTACATGGGTTCAATCATAAAAGACAATCAATCTATTCCGATTATCATTAACGGAGTCGAAAACCATGTGCACATCTTATGTGTGATGTCAAAAACTATTACTCTTGCTAAACTCACTGAAGAAATTAAAAGACATAGCAGCCGCTGGATAAAAACTCTCGATGACTATTATAAGAACTTTGCCTGGCAAAAAGGTTATGCTGGTTTTTCAGTGAGTTATAGCGGCTATGATAGGGTTAAAAAATATATCGAGAACCAGGAAGAACATCACCGAAAAGAACCCTACCGCGATGAATTAATTAAATCCTTAGAAAACTACCAGATAGAATACAACGAGCAATATCTATTTAACTATTAA
- a CDS encoding UpxY family transcription antiterminator, which yields MQLKTAIPRSWYAVYTRSRAEKKVFCHLSWQGIDAFLPIQKTLRQWSDRKKMVHLPLIRSYVFVKTYFHEYHKIIQTEGVVNLVCFEGKPMEITQRQIDNLVLLVNSDAEIETSCGIFLPGQRVEVMVGSLAGLTGELIETARGRRVRVCLDHFEQNLLVNIPTSHLKCELAERAS from the coding sequence GTGCAATTGAAAACTGCTATACCCCGCAGTTGGTATGCAGTTTACACCCGTTCGAGAGCTGAAAAAAAAGTGTTTTGCCATCTCAGCTGGCAGGGCATCGATGCCTTTCTTCCCATACAGAAAACACTACGGCAATGGAGCGACCGCAAAAAAATGGTGCACCTTCCACTGATCCGCTCCTATGTGTTTGTGAAAACTTATTTTCACGAATATCATAAGATAATTCAAACTGAAGGAGTTGTTAATTTGGTTTGCTTCGAAGGAAAACCAATGGAAATTACACAGAGGCAAATCGATAACCTCGTTCTTTTGGTGAACAGCGATGCAGAAATAGAAACTTCCTGCGGTATTTTTCTACCAGGACAAAGGGTTGAAGTAATGGTTGGTTCGCTTGCAGGTCTCACAGGCGAGCTCATTGAAACCGCCAGAGGCAGGCGGGTAAGGGTATGCCTCGATCACTTCGAACAAAATTTACTGGTGAACATTCCAACCAGCCACCTGAAATGTGAGCTTGCCGAAAGGGCCTCTTAA
- a CDS encoding polysaccharide biosynthesis/export family protein, whose translation MNLRKAPLYFILLVAAIASCTRYKDLVLLQENEALKADSLGYYPYQVPAYRIQQRDILYVRIISMNREVSEVMNATPTTAANIFNNEASFYLYGYNVSDSGYVEIPIVGKVHVVGKTLEEAKKLIEQQTYLYLKDPTVIVKLISFKYSVLGEVNRPGIYTNFNNQLTVLEAISQAGDISPFGERRKVMVIRPGVDGTQTHRLDLTDKAILVSDGFFLLPNDIVYVEPVKSQNFRNNIPVWSLFLTSITTFILVLNYIQPK comes from the coding sequence ATGAACCTGAGAAAAGCCCCTTTATATTTTATTCTGCTGGTAGCTGCCATAGCCTCCTGTACGCGCTACAAAGACCTGGTGCTATTGCAGGAAAATGAAGCCCTGAAGGCCGATTCTTTAGGTTATTATCCTTACCAGGTGCCGGCCTACCGGATTCAGCAACGCGACATACTCTATGTGCGCATCATCTCCATGAACCGAGAAGTGAGCGAAGTGATGAATGCCACACCTACCACTGCAGCAAATATCTTTAACAACGAGGCCAGCTTTTATCTGTATGGTTACAATGTGTCCGATTCGGGATATGTAGAAATACCGATAGTGGGCAAAGTTCATGTGGTGGGCAAAACACTCGAAGAAGCTAAAAAACTTATCGAGCAGCAAACTTATTTGTACCTCAAGGATCCGACGGTCATCGTAAAGCTGATTTCGTTTAAATACTCGGTGTTGGGCGAGGTGAACCGCCCCGGGATCTATACCAATTTCAACAATCAGCTTACCGTGCTGGAAGCCATCAGCCAGGCCGGCGATATTTCTCCATTTGGCGAACGACGGAAAGTAATGGTAATTCGTCCGGGGGTGGATGGCACCCAAACCCACCGTCTCGACCTTACTGATAAAGCCATTCTGGTTTCCGACGGTTTTTTTCTGTTGCCTAACGACATTGTGTATGTGGAACCCGTGAAGAGTCAGAATTTCAGAAACAACATTCCCGTCTGGTCCCTGTTTCTCACCAGCATCACTACCTTTATATTGGTGCTGAATTACATTCAACCTAAATAG
- a CDS encoding polysaccharide biosynthesis tyrosine autokinase produces MESPQGNITLPEEEGIDIKKYIFLVLSHWWWFAITLFISLTIAYLVNRYAQNVYSVSSSIIIGEQQSAAGSVENMLDELSRVRNRNRKAVVENEITILKSYKMARQALEELNFGVTYTAVGRRNIAETQLYLSSPFVVVPDSATQQKGTGRIDITLLSSQKYKLNLGDQFEKTYYFGETVTIGESVFTLYLRDAANYVHDRQHSNKYYFVVNNLNKMALGYSRRLNVTVNDDKGSILFLSISGFVPQQMADYLNKLGEVYVRANLETKNLTSENTMRFIDDQLQGVVDSLEVTGLRLQNFRSANKVMDLSQEANFLFSQVQSLQSEKVTLDMNDRYFRYLLEYIDNKTDFSDVVAPSVIGIHDQLLNSLVASLNEQNMKKRTLEFSLQDDSPQNMQLASQIADTRKVLRENLQNLVESNRLAMQALEERIARIDTQVQKLPGTERQLINIQRKFTINDQIYTFLLQKRAEAGITKASNNSDHKPLDLARAENVVMVKPKTSANYMLALALGGGLPLSLLLIIGFFNTKITDRRTLETNLRVPVMGNIGHLDGGGELPVYEKPGSSLAESFRAMRTNLQYLLKEPGEKVIAVTSAVSGEGKTFCSVNLATIFAMAGRKTLLLSLDLRRPKIHKVFNLTNETGLSTYLINRSSYKEVINPTNIANLWVATSGPIPPNPAELIDSAQMQQFLEQAKKDYDFIIIDTPPVAIVSDTMTLKHLIDAFLFVIRHNYSDRQVVELINHISKTRSIKNVGVVVNDIQLKGYYGYSYRYDYGYGYTYSYRHNYYDEEIKTPKIWQRLFQKKN; encoded by the coding sequence ATGGAAAGCCCGCAAGGAAATATCACATTACCCGAAGAAGAAGGCATAGACATTAAGAAGTATATCTTTCTGGTGCTGAGTCATTGGTGGTGGTTTGCCATTACGCTCTTTATTTCCCTCACCATTGCCTACCTGGTAAATCGCTATGCCCAGAATGTTTACAGCGTGAGTAGTTCCATCATTATTGGCGAGCAGCAATCGGCAGCCGGTAGTGTAGAGAATATGCTCGACGAGCTTTCGCGGGTGCGGAACCGCAACCGCAAGGCAGTGGTTGAAAACGAGATTACCATCCTTAAATCATACAAAATGGCGCGCCAGGCACTCGAAGAGCTTAACTTTGGTGTTACCTATACCGCAGTGGGCCGCCGTAACATTGCCGAAACACAATTGTATCTTTCGTCTCCCTTTGTGGTAGTGCCCGACTCGGCAACCCAGCAAAAGGGTACAGGCCGCATCGATATAACCCTTCTCTCATCGCAAAAATACAAACTAAACCTGGGTGATCAGTTTGAGAAAACCTACTACTTCGGTGAGACCGTTACAATAGGCGAAAGTGTTTTCACCCTATACCTGCGCGATGCTGCGAACTATGTGCATGACCGGCAACATTCGAACAAGTATTATTTTGTGGTGAACAACTTAAACAAGATGGCTCTTGGTTACAGCCGCCGGCTGAATGTTACGGTTAACGATGACAAGGGCTCCATTCTTTTTCTAAGCATTTCAGGTTTTGTGCCGCAGCAAATGGCCGATTACCTGAACAAGCTGGGAGAAGTCTATGTACGCGCCAACCTCGAGACTAAAAACCTTACTTCGGAAAATACCATGCGCTTTATCGACGACCAACTGCAGGGTGTGGTGGATTCCCTCGAAGTAACCGGTCTTCGTTTGCAGAATTTTCGCTCGGCCAACAAGGTGATGGACCTGAGCCAGGAAGCCAACTTTCTTTTTAGCCAGGTGCAGAGTCTGCAAAGCGAAAAAGTTACCCTCGACATGAACGACCGCTATTTCCGCTACCTTCTCGAGTACATCGACAACAAAACCGATTTTTCCGATGTGGTGGCTCCTTCGGTCATTGGCATACACGACCAACTGCTTAATTCGCTGGTAGCCTCGCTCAACGAGCAGAACATGAAAAAACGTACCCTCGAGTTCAGCCTTCAGGACGATTCGCCCCAAAACATGCAACTGGCCAGTCAAATTGCTGATACCCGCAAGGTATTGCGCGAAAACCTTCAGAACCTGGTAGAGAGCAACCGCCTGGCCATGCAAGCCCTCGAAGAGCGCATCGCCCGCATCGACACCCAGGTACAAAAACTGCCTGGCACCGAGCGGCAGTTAATAAACATACAACGTAAATTTACCATCAACGACCAGATCTATACCTTTCTACTGCAAAAACGTGCCGAAGCAGGCATTACCAAAGCTTCGAACAATTCCGACCATAAACCACTCGACCTTGCCCGCGCCGAAAATGTGGTGATGGTGAAACCAAAAACCTCTGCCAACTACATGTTGGCATTGGCATTGGGTGGAGGTTTGCCCTTAAGCCTGCTGCTGATTATCGGATTTTTCAATACAAAAATTACCGACCGCCGTACGCTCGAAACTAACCTGCGTGTGCCAGTAATGGGCAACATAGGCCATCTTGACGGCGGCGGAGAATTACCGGTTTACGAAAAGCCTGGCTCCTCGCTGGCCGAATCGTTCCGGGCCATGCGCACCAACTTGCAATACCTGTTAAAAGAACCCGGTGAAAAAGTAATTGCCGTTACCTCAGCAGTGAGTGGCGAAGGAAAAACCTTCTGCTCAGTGAACCTGGCCACCATTTTTGCCATGGCAGGCCGTAAAACACTGCTGTTAAGTCTCGATTTACGCCGCCCGAAAATACACAAAGTGTTTAACCTCACCAACGAGACCGGCCTGAGTACCTACCTGATTAACCGGAGCAGCTATAAAGAGGTGATAAACCCTACCAACATTGCTAACCTGTGGGTAGCCACTTCGGGCCCCATACCCCCTAACCCTGCTGAGCTCATCGATTCGGCACAAATGCAGCAGTTTCTGGAGCAGGCCAAGAAAGACTATGATTTTATCATTATCGATACTCCGCCAGTGGCCATTGTGTCGGATACAATGACCCTCAAACACCTGATCGATGCATTTCTCTTTGTGATTCGCCACAATTATTCCGATAGGCAGGTAGTCGAACTCATTAACCACATTTCCAAAACGCGCAGCATTAAAAACGTGGGTGTGGTGGTAAACGACATACAGCTAAAAGGTTACTATGGCTATTCGTACCGCTACGACTATGGTTATGGCTACACTTATAGCTACAGGCATAATTATTACGATGAGGAGATCAAAACCCCAAAAATATGGCAAAGATTGTTTCAGAAGAAAAACTGA
- the pseB gene encoding UDP-N-acetylglucosamine 4,6-dehydratase (inverting) — protein sequence MLNKKSVLITGGTGSFGKKFTETILNRYPDIKRLVIFSRDELKQFEMAQVFSHDKYPGIRYFLGDVRDLNRFKRACEGIDVIIHAAALKQVPMAEYNPDEFIKTNIGGAQNIIEAALSSDVKVVIALSTDKAAAPINLYGATKLVSDKLFIAANNIKGWRDLRFSVVRYGNVMGSRGSVIPFFMEKAKTGVLPITHTEMTRFNISLEDGVDMVLWAIENAIGGEIFVPKIASYKIETVARAIAPNAELRDIGIRPGEKLHEEMITESDSYYTIDIGKYYAILPAGCNMQTYLDYYKGTRVPGGFKYNSGQNKQWVGVEEMRELIVKYVDSDFIPLV from the coding sequence ATGCTAAACAAAAAATCTGTTTTAATTACAGGAGGTACAGGGTCTTTTGGAAAGAAATTCACCGAAACGATTCTTAACCGGTACCCCGACATTAAACGCTTGGTTATATTTTCGCGCGATGAACTGAAGCAGTTTGAAATGGCTCAGGTTTTTTCGCATGATAAATACCCCGGAATACGATACTTTTTGGGCGATGTGCGCGATTTGAACCGCTTCAAGAGGGCTTGCGAGGGAATAGATGTCATTATTCATGCTGCCGCATTGAAGCAGGTGCCCATGGCAGAATACAATCCGGACGAATTTATTAAAACAAATATCGGAGGGGCACAAAATATCATTGAAGCAGCATTAAGTAGCGATGTAAAAGTGGTAATCGCACTTTCCACTGATAAGGCTGCAGCACCAATCAACCTTTACGGTGCCACAAAACTGGTTTCTGATAAGCTGTTTATTGCCGCCAACAACATTAAGGGATGGCGCGATTTACGTTTCTCTGTGGTACGTTACGGCAATGTAATGGGGTCAAGAGGTTCTGTGATTCCGTTTTTTATGGAAAAAGCCAAAACAGGGGTTTTACCCATCACCCATACTGAAATGACCCGCTTTAATATCTCACTCGAAGATGGGGTGGATATGGTGCTTTGGGCCATCGAAAATGCGATTGGTGGCGAAATATTTGTACCAAAAATTGCCTCCTATAAGATTGAAACAGTTGCCAGAGCCATTGCCCCCAATGCTGAACTCCGCGATATTGGAATACGGCCTGGTGAAAAGCTTCACGAGGAAATGATTACCGAGAGCGACTCCTACTATACAATTGACATAGGCAAGTACTATGCAATTCTCCCCGCCGGATGCAATATGCAGACTTACCTCGACTACTATAAGGGAACAAGGGTTCCTGGGGGGTTTAAGTACAATTCCGGACAAAACAAGCAATGGGTGGGTGTGGAAGAAATGCGCGAACTTATTGTGAAATATGTCGATTCTGATTTTATACCGCTTGTATGA
- the pseC gene encoding UDP-4-amino-4,6-dideoxy-N-acetyl-beta-L-altrosamine transaminase, whose protein sequence is MKPIPYGKQDITEQDIKEVIRVLKGELITQGPEIFKFEETFASYIGSKYAVAVSNGTAALHLCALALDVKPGDKVITTPITFAASANCVRYCGGEVVFADIDPETYLIDIHQVRRILEQAPRGTIKGIIPVDFAGRPLDMEKFRQLADEYGLWIIEDACHAPGGYFTDSKGTTQFCGNGTYADLSIFSFHPVKHIACGEGGMITTNSEALYNKLLMLRTHGITREPALLNENHGGWYYEMQELGFNYRMTDFQAALGLSQLQRAQQGLHRRRQIAEKYNQAFSNKPYIKGHSGLIDGHAYHLYIIEVENRKGLYDYLREQRIFAQVHYIPVHLMPYYQQLGGKAGDMPHAEKYYSQCLSIPMFPTMTEEQQLHVIKSVKNFYNEM, encoded by the coding sequence ATGAAACCTATACCCTACGGAAAGCAGGATATTACTGAACAGGATATAAAGGAAGTGATAAGGGTATTAAAAGGAGAATTGATTACCCAGGGGCCTGAAATATTTAAATTTGAAGAGACATTTGCATCCTATATTGGAAGTAAATATGCTGTAGCAGTTTCGAACGGAACAGCAGCCCTGCACCTTTGTGCCCTGGCGCTCGATGTAAAACCAGGCGATAAAGTAATCACCACACCAATTACTTTTGCTGCAAGTGCAAACTGTGTGCGCTACTGTGGGGGAGAAGTTGTTTTTGCCGACATCGACCCGGAGACTTACCTGATCGACATCCATCAGGTTCGCCGGATATTGGAGCAAGCGCCCCGGGGAACCATTAAGGGAATTATACCCGTTGATTTTGCTGGCCGGCCGTTGGATATGGAAAAATTCAGGCAACTGGCAGATGAATATGGCCTATGGATTATTGAAGATGCCTGCCACGCACCCGGAGGTTACTTTACAGACTCCAAAGGAACCACACAGTTTTGCGGAAACGGAACCTATGCTGATTTATCCATTTTTTCCTTTCATCCGGTAAAGCACATTGCCTGTGGAGAGGGGGGTATGATTACCACCAATAGCGAAGCCCTATACAACAAACTTCTGATGTTACGAACCCATGGTATTACGAGGGAGCCCGCATTGTTGAATGAGAACCATGGTGGCTGGTACTACGAAATGCAGGAGCTGGGGTTTAATTATCGAATGACCGATTTTCAGGCAGCTTTAGGTTTAAGCCAGCTGCAAAGAGCGCAGCAAGGCTTGCACCGACGTAGGCAAATAGCCGAAAAGTATAACCAGGCTTTTTCTAACAAGCCATACATAAAAGGGCACTCAGGCTTAATCGACGGGCATGCCTATCACCTCTACATCATTGAAGTTGAAAACCGCAAAGGGCTTTACGATTACCTCCGCGAACAGCGTATTTTTGCCCAGGTACACTATATCCCGGTGCACCTGATGCCCTATTACCAGCAGTTGGGTGGCAAAGCAGGCGATATGCCCCATGCCGAGAAGTACTATAGCCAATGCCTTAGTATCCCGATGTTTCCGACAATGACGGAAGAACAACAACTACATGTTATAAAATCGGTTAAAAATTTTTATAATGAAATGTGA
- a CDS encoding transferase: protein MKCDYSDEFILALLTKQLSFFSITQEETKYLHVAYLEAKKRTEYCFSASTNKYYKKDGETVFNPFHSGQWCIFLYYLSNTIYTTKILTPLCDKIYYLNRMLNAVDLFYEVNLPPIFELDHPLGTVIGRGTFGNYFFFSQGCTVGNNKGIFPVFGENVKMMSNSKVIGNTFIGDNVIIAANTFIKDQNVDSNLIVFGTSPNLIFKTNKNK from the coding sequence ATGAAATGTGATTATAGCGATGAGTTTATTCTTGCATTATTAACCAAGCAATTATCCTTTTTTAGTATTACCCAAGAAGAAACAAAATACTTACACGTTGCATATCTTGAAGCAAAAAAAAGGACTGAATATTGTTTTTCTGCATCAACAAACAAATATTACAAGAAGGATGGAGAAACTGTTTTTAATCCATTTCATTCGGGACAATGGTGTATTTTTTTATATTATTTGAGCAACACAATTTATACTACTAAAATATTAACCCCCCTATGTGATAAAATTTATTATCTAAACCGAATGTTAAATGCAGTAGACTTATTTTATGAAGTGAATTTGCCGCCAATTTTTGAATTAGATCACCCTCTAGGTACTGTAATTGGGAGAGGAACATTTGGCAATTATTTTTTCTTTTCACAGGGTTGTACAGTTGGAAACAACAAAGGAATCTTTCCTGTATTTGGCGAAAATGTAAAAATGATGTCCAATAGTAAAGTTATTGGGAATACTTTTATTGGTGATAATGTAATTATTGCAGCAAATACTTTTATTAAGGATCAGAATGTGGATTCTAACTTAATTGTATTTGGAACTAGCCCTAACCTAATTTTTAAAACAAATAAAAACAAATAG
- a CDS encoding N-acetylneuraminate synthase family protein translates to MKKPKYIIEVANTHGGNFEYIIALINKFSEYKEGFGIKFQPFKPDTIATNDYAYFDVYKELYFNNIQWSTIISKAFESKEIWLDIFDLYGIEVLSENTEKIVGIKFQSSVLYNYEVFNKLKTFDLSKKKIIINVAAQPIEDIQQIINYLEEGLKPEEILLEFGYQAYPTSLEDSGLCKLDIIKAKFNKRIVFADHVEGRSDDAIILPLVISTLGVDYIEKHVMLEEMETKYDHYSSLTPSRFEQMVSQINRYTSLNEKPFINDKEKVYLKNTMMIPILKKDIEAGSLINFNEDVIFRRSNKSGLTSKEIKELQNSFNIIAIDKKEGDTLSIDDFKKATIATIVACRLKSTRLPNKALLPIGGLPSVERCLKSCLEFKDVNHTILATSDLLDDDDLKNYTYNSSVVFHKGDPEDVIKRYLGIVEKLKIDIIIRVTADMPFVSSIIVEKLLKSHFSEGADYTISKNVAVGTGVEIINATSLKKIKNYFKSAKYSEYMTWYFQNNPEYFKLNFFDLPDELVRNYRLTLDYPEDLEMFNQLHDNLINSKLDLNILNIFSFLDTHPEINSINSHLTLRYKTDNVLIDTLNKYTKITSDMIKGQ, encoded by the coding sequence ATGAAAAAGCCTAAATATATTATTGAAGTAGCAAATACACATGGAGGTAATTTTGAGTATATAATAGCTCTAATTAATAAATTTTCGGAATATAAAGAAGGTTTTGGCATTAAATTCCAACCATTTAAACCCGATACAATTGCAACCAATGATTATGCTTATTTTGATGTATATAAAGAGTTATATTTTAATAATATTCAGTGGAGCACAATAATAAGCAAGGCTTTTGAATCAAAAGAGATTTGGTTAGATATTTTTGACTTGTATGGAATTGAAGTTTTAAGTGAAAATACAGAAAAAATAGTTGGCATTAAATTTCAATCCTCGGTTTTATATAATTACGAAGTTTTTAATAAGCTCAAAACATTTGATTTAAGCAAGAAAAAAATAATAATTAATGTTGCAGCACAACCTATTGAAGACATTCAGCAAATAATTAATTATTTAGAAGAAGGATTGAAACCCGAGGAAATATTATTGGAATTTGGTTATCAAGCCTATCCTACTTCACTCGAAGATTCTGGTTTGTGTAAACTCGATATTATTAAAGCAAAATTTAATAAAAGAATTGTTTTTGCCGATCATGTTGAAGGAAGATCAGATGATGCAATTATCCTACCCTTAGTGATTTCCACTTTAGGAGTTGATTACATCGAAAAGCATGTTATGCTCGAAGAAATGGAGACTAAGTATGATCACTATTCGAGCCTTACCCCTTCGAGGTTTGAGCAAATGGTATCTCAAATTAATAGATATACTTCTTTAAATGAAAAACCATTTATTAACGATAAAGAAAAAGTGTATTTAAAAAACACAATGATGATTCCAATTTTAAAAAAAGATATTGAGGCGGGTTCATTAATTAATTTTAATGAGGATGTTATATTTAGAAGAAGTAATAAAAGCGGACTTACTTCAAAGGAGATTAAAGAGCTGCAAAATAGTTTTAATATTATTGCTATTGACAAAAAAGAGGGAGACACCTTATCAATAGATGATTTTAAAAAAGCAACAATAGCAACGATAGTAGCTTGTAGGTTAAAATCAACAAGGTTACCAAATAAAGCATTACTCCCAATCGGTGGTTTACCATCAGTTGAGAGATGTTTAAAAAGTTGCCTTGAATTTAAAGATGTTAATCACACAATACTTGCCACATCTGATTTACTAGATGATGATGATCTAAAGAATTACACATATAATTCTAGTGTGGTTTTTCATAAAGGGGATCCAGAGGATGTTATAAAAAGATATTTGGGTATTGTTGAAAAGCTAAAAATTGATATCATAATAAGAGTAACCGCCGACATGCCATTTGTTTCAAGTATTATTGTTGAAAAATTATTAAAATCGCATTTTAGCGAAGGCGCAGATTATACGATATCAAAAAATGTAGCAGTTGGTACTGGAGTTGAAATTATTAATGCCACTTCACTAAAAAAGATCAAAAACTACTTTAAAAGCGCGAAATATTCTGAATACATGACATGGTATTTTCAAAACAATCCTGAATATTTCAAGCTGAATTTTTTCGATTTACCAGATGAACTTGTGCGGAATTATCGCTTAACACTTGATTATCCTGAAGATTTAGAGATGTTTAATCAATTGCACGATAATTTAATAAATAGCAAATTAGATTTAAATATTTTAAATATATTTTCATTCCTTGATACTCATCCCGAGATAAATAGTATAAATTCTCATCTAACGCTAAGATATAAAACGGATAATGTATTAATAGACACGCTTAACAAGTACACAAAAATTACTAGTGATATGATCAAAGGTCAATAG
- the pseG gene encoding UDP-2,4-diacetamido-2,4,6-trideoxy-beta-L-altropyranose hydrolase yields MKRVVYIRVDGNARIGLGHLIRCVSLALMLKKKFTVKFICKEIPDDLKDNIFKQGIESIIIKEEEEFFELLSYGQIIVIDGYSFDYEYQRRIKEIEVKLVCIDDVHKSRFNCDILLNYTPGVEIKEYNAAPYTIFALGMNYILLRPSFLKQAKKPKEVNKMETVFICFGGSDPLNLTQKTLEITLCQLIFKKIIIVTGHANQNKAYIESISKNDSRIIHKHAVNEQEMLKLMIKSDVAIVPASSMLYEVLSVGCIPVTGKYVDNQDLVYEYFKKSGCIVDAGTFSSDEIKLALKKIATDQNKIKLIDGISPIRILKLFTILDKEFRIKLQKASISDLNITFEWANNEIIRQFAFNKHIISIEEHTNWFISKINNPQCFYYLAFQNSIPLGSIRFDVIEGEAIISYLVDPKYHGQGYGKTILKMGIEILMKELSNICVKVFVGKVFLQNIQSIRAFESLGFEKKDNKDYYKYVKWVTTDLLK; encoded by the coding sequence ATGAAAAGGGTGGTATATATTAGAGTAGACGGAAATGCAAGGATTGGCTTAGGGCACTTAATTAGATGCGTTTCATTGGCTCTAATGTTGAAGAAAAAATTTACAGTAAAATTTATTTGCAAAGAAATTCCGGATGACTTAAAGGATAATATTTTTAAACAAGGGATTGAGAGTATTATAATTAAAGAAGAAGAAGAATTCTTTGAACTATTAAGTTATGGGCAAATTATTGTAATAGATGGGTACTCCTTTGATTATGAGTATCAAAGAAGGATTAAGGAAATAGAAGTTAAGTTAGTTTGTATTGATGATGTACATAAAAGCAGGTTCAATTGTGATATACTTCTAAACTATACACCTGGAGTTGAAATTAAAGAGTATAATGCAGCACCATATACAATTTTTGCTCTTGGCATGAATTATATCCTGTTACGACCATCATTTCTCAAGCAAGCAAAAAAACCCAAAGAAGTTAATAAAATGGAAACCGTTTTTATCTGCTTTGGTGGATCTGACCCACTTAATTTAACTCAAAAAACACTTGAGATAACTTTGTGTCAATTGATATTTAAAAAAATAATCATTGTAACAGGTCATGCTAATCAGAACAAAGCATATATTGAGAGCATATCGAAAAACGATAGTAGAATAATACATAAACATGCAGTGAATGAGCAAGAAATGCTGAAATTAATGATTAAGTCTGATGTTGCAATTGTGCCCGCAAGCAGTATGCTTTATGAAGTTTTATCTGTTGGATGTATTCCAGTTACAGGAAAATATGTTGATAATCAAGATTTAGTATATGAATATTTTAAAAAATCAGGGTGCATTGTGGATGCAGGTACATTTTCATCTGATGAAATTAAATTGGCATTAAAAAAGATAGCCACAGACCAGAATAAAATAAAATTAATAGATGGGATATCGCCTATAAGAATTTTAAAACTGTTTACTATTTTAGATAAAGAGTTTAGAATAAAATTACAAAAAGCTAGTATTAGTGATTTGAACATAACATTTGAATGGGCTAATAATGAAATCATACGCCAATTTGCTTTTAATAAGCATATTATTAGTATTGAAGAACATACTAATTGGTTTATTAGTAAAATTAATAATCCTCAGTGCTTTTATTATTTAGCATTCCAAAACAGTATACCATTAGGTTCAATACGCTTTGATGTTATCGAGGGCGAGGCAATAATAAGTTATTTAGTTGATCCTAAATACCATGGACAGGGTTATGGAAAAACAATCCTCAAAATGGGTATAGAAATTCTTATGAAAGAGTTGAGTAATATTTGCGTTAAAGTTTTTGTTGGTAAAGTTTTTTTACAAAATATTCAATCGATTAGAGCTTTTGAAAGCCTTGGTTTTGAGAAAAAGGATAATAAGGACTACTATAAGTATGTGAAATGGGTAACGACGGATCTATTAAAATAG